One Stratiformator vulcanicus genomic window, CGTCCCTGATTACCGATTTTCACGGAATCGACCCGACGGCATCACATCGCCCGGCGAGTTTTTCGGCCGTTTTTGAAGCTCTCGATCACCATGTTTCCGAGGTCAGACGCATTGCAGTAAGCAGAAACCCCGCCAGAGACTTGCGCCATCTTCTCCACAAAATTCACAAGGCCGAGATAGAAGTAATCTTCGACCAGCGCGAAGCTCGAAAGGTGAATTCCGTCGGTCGCACATTTCTTGACTTCCTGGAGCGTCATCCCGGCCGTCTTTTCGTCCGGCGGGTAGATCAGCACGACGTCTCGCCCCTCAATGTGAGCGGTCGGTTCGCCATCGGTGATCGTGATGATTTGCTTATTCGGCGCCGCCTGCCGCGAGAGAATCCGCCGCGCGAACTGCAGGCCGGCCTGAATATTGGTGAAATGCTGCGGGACGAAGGCGGGCGGGTTGTCGAGGCTGATCCGCAGCCGAACCCGCGGGTCATAAATACTGACGGGTTTGGGGGCCGAGTTCATCAGCTCCCGTTCGGTCATCGGTGAGGCGTACGTGTAGAAGCCGACAAACTGCAGGAAGTCCCCCTGATATTTGCCCCGCACGAGCGACTGCATCGCCAGCGCGACCTTTTTCGCCGCTCCGTATTTGCCGTACCGCATCATGCTGCCCGACATATCGACGAGCACCACCGTTGCGCAGCTCGTCTGATATTCGGTGTCATGGACGACGAAGTCGTCCTCGGCGATCCCGATCGGGCTGCCGCCCCCTTGCCGATACAGTGCGTTCTTCAGCGTTTCGTGCATGTCGAGGTTCGAAACCGGATCGCCGAACTCGTACGGCTTCGACTCCTCGTGAATCGTCTCCCCTGCCCCGCGGAACTCGGTCTCGTGCTTACCGAGTTTGTCCTTGCGGGTGACGTCGAACAGCTCTTCCAGTGCTTTGTTCTCGACGCGCCGCAGCCCCTTCGGAGTGATGACGAACTGCCCGTTCTCGTCCTGCTCGATATTCCCCTGCTTGAGCAACGCCTCGATTAATTCGGGATGCTCTTCGGCGAGATCCTCAAGCTGGTCGAGGACCGACTCGCCGTAATCGAGCATGTACTCGCTGATCTGGTCGAAGACCTGATCGGCACTCTGCGGCTGGAATTCCTCGGAGCCGTCGAAGCGGGAGTATTCAAAGTCGGGCATAAGCTAGTCGAGGGTCGAGAGTTCAGAGTCGAGGGCAAAACAAACAAGCCCGACGCGCGAGCGAGGGATATTCTTACTACGGCACCCGTAGGAGCGAATCCCTTGCTTGCGCTGCGGGCTTGTGTCGGCGCGCCCTTTTTCAATAACGCGACGCGTTCGATTGTAGGCGCCTAACCTTCTTCGTTCTCCCCCAGCACTGCCAACTCCTCGAAGATTCGCTTCTGAAGTCCTTCCAATCCCCAGCCGGTCGCAGCGGAGATCTGCAGCACCGGTTTGCCGAGTTCTTCAGAAAGCATTTCCGCGATCGGGGCGGCGTCAGGCAATTCGCATTTGCTGACGCAGATGATCTCGGGACGCTCGGCGAGCGACGCCTCGTACAGCCGGAGTTCCTCGCGAATTTGCTTGTAGTTGTCGATCGGATCGGTCTGATCGGTCGGCATCGGTTCGACCAGATGCACGAGCAGCCGCGTCCGTTCGACATGCCGGAGAAATTCGTGGCCGAGGCCGACGCCCTGCGAGGCTCCTTCGATCAGCCCCGGTATATCGGCGAGCACAAACTCCCGGTCCCAGCCCTCGCGGACCATGCCGAGGTTGGGGTATTTCGTGGTGAAGGGATAGTCGGCGATCTC contains:
- a CDS encoding VWA domain-containing protein, translated to MPDFEYSRFDGSEEFQPQSADQVFDQISEYMLDYGESVLDQLEDLAEEHPELIEALLKQGNIEQDENGQFVITPKGLRRVENKALEELFDVTRKDKLGKHETEFRGAGETIHEESKPYEFGDPVSNLDMHETLKNALYRQGGGSPIGIAEDDFVVHDTEYQTSCATVVLVDMSGSMMRYGKYGAAKKVALAMQSLVRGKYQGDFLQFVGFYTYASPMTERELMNSAPKPVSIYDPRVRLRISLDNPPAFVPQHFTNIQAGLQFARRILSRQAAPNKQIITITDGEPTAHIEGRDVVLIYPPDEKTAGMTLQEVKKCATDGIHLSSFALVEDYFYLGLVNFVEKMAQVSGGVSAYCNASDLGNMVIESFKNGRKTRRAM